CCGCGACGGGGTCCCCCGCCCTGGCCCCAGCAGTGGCGCGGCCGGCTCCGGCACCCCGCCCGGCGCCGGCGGGTGCGACGTTCCACCTCGCCGACGACGCGCTGTCCCGGACGACCAACGTCTTCACCTACGGCCGTCCCGGCGACGAGGTGCTCGTCGGCGACTGGGACGGCAACGGCACCGACACCCTCGCCGTGCGCCGCGGGAACGCCGTCCACGTCTCGAACTCCCTGCGCGGCGGCGCCGCGGACGTCGTCGTCACCTACGGCCGGCCTGGTGACGGGATTCTCGTCGGCGACTGGGACGGTGACGGCGAGGACACCCTCGCGGTCCGCCGCGGGGCGACGTACCACATCCGCAACTCCCTCTCCTCGGGCCCGGCCGACGTCGTCGTCACCTTCGGACGGCCCACGGACACCGTGCTCGTCGGCGACTGGGACGGCAACGGCACCGACACCCTCGCCGTGCGCCGCGGCGCCCACTACTTCCTCAGCGAGACCTTGCGCAGCGGCCCGGCAGACCTCGAGGTCTGCTACGGCCGTGAGGGCGACGGCGCCGTCGTCGGCGACTGGACCGGCTCCGGCGCCGACACCCTGGGCGTGCGGCGCGGCGCCGAGTACCACCTCGCCCACGGGCTGCGCCCGGGCCAGGCGGACCGCGTCGCCGTCTACGGGCGGCCCGGGGACACCGTCCTCGTCGGCGACTGGGACGGCAACGGGGTGGACTCCCTCGCGGTGCGCCGCACCTCCGGCACCGCGCCTGCCCCGCAGCCCGCGCCGCAGCCCGGCCCGGTCGTCCCCGGCGATCCCCAGGGGCCGACCGACCCGGTGGACCCCGAGCAGCCGGAGGCGGTCTTCGACGAGCCGCTCGCCATCCCGCCGCTCGCCGACTCCGTCGTCGACGAGGACGGCACGCGCGTCTTCCGACTGACCGCGCAGGAGGGCTCGACGTCCTTCCGCGACGGCGTCGACACCGAGACGTGGGGCTTCAACGGCGACTTCCTCGGCCCGACACTGCGGGCCCGGCGCGGTGAGCAGGTGGCCGTGGAGGTCACCAACACGCTGGGGGAGTCGACGAGCGTCCACTGGCACGGCATGCACCTGCCCCCGGAGATGGACGGCGGCCCTCACCAGGAGGTGGCGGCCGGCGGGACCTGGCGGCCCACGTGGCTCATCGACCAGCCCGCCGCCACGCTCTGGTACCACCCCCACCCGCACGGACGCACCGAGAAGCACGTCTACCTCGGCATGTCGGGCATGTTCATCCTCGACGACGACGAGGCGGACGCCGCCGGGCTGCCCAGCGAGTACGGCGTCGACGACATCCCCGTCATCGTCCAGGACAAGTCCTTCACCGAGGACGGCCAGCTCACCATGGCCTCACGCGTCCCGAGCGGCGTCATGGGCG
Above is a genomic segment from Georgenia wutianyii containing:
- a CDS encoding multicopper oxidase family protein; translation: MRPLLRAALTTATALVLAAPLGVLPATGSPALAPAVARPAPAPRPAPAGATFHLADDALSRTTNVFTYGRPGDEVLVGDWDGNGTDTLAVRRGNAVHVSNSLRGGAADVVVTYGRPGDGILVGDWDGDGEDTLAVRRGATYHIRNSLSSGPADVVVTFGRPTDTVLVGDWDGNGTDTLAVRRGAHYFLSETLRSGPADLEVCYGREGDGAVVGDWTGSGADTLGVRRGAEYHLAHGLRPGQADRVAVYGRPGDTVLVGDWDGNGVDSLAVRRTSGTAPAPQPAPQPGPVVPGDPQGPTDPVDPEQPEAVFDEPLAIPPLADSVVDEDGTRVFRLTAQEGSTSFRDGVDTETWGFNGDFLGPTLRARRGEQVAVEVTNTLGESTSVHWHGMHLPPEMDGGPHQEVAAGGTWRPTWLIDQPAATLWYHPHPHGRTEKHVYLGMSGMFILDDDEADAAGLPSEYGVDDIPVIVQDKSFTEDGQLTMASRVPSGVMGETIMVNGTIGAVQEVSTELVRLRVLNGSTLRTYNFGFDDDRTFQLVGTDGGLLAAPHTTTRIQLSPGERAEIVVAMEAGSETMLRSYPQQLGVINDAQGYGAFDTLDILRLVAADDLAPSGAVPDVLPDYGRLDEADVATTRTFVMKNLRMNGQFMDMNRIDEVVTVDTTEVWVVRNEDPMPHNFHIHDVQFEVLSVDGAPPPPELSGRKDTIYTEPGREYRLIMRFEHYANPEMPYMYHCHLLRHEDFGLMGQFVVVEPGTEPPTTLPEDGHHDH